One window of the Oceanicaulis sp. genome contains the following:
- a CDS encoding ABC transporter permease subunit, producing the protein MPSYIVRRILVAIPTILVIITVAFFMMRVAPGGPFDLERPMPEEIRQNILAAYGLDQPIWKQYLDYLASLLQGDLGPSLKFRDKDVADIIGEGFPVSATIGLLSMSLAVVIGTIFGSIAALRQNTAADFGVVGFATVGIVIPPFVVGPILALTIGIYLGWLPSGGLDPRHGMTVDRLILPVITLALPQIAIISRLMRASMIEVIRSNYIRTARAKGLSAPAVIFKHALRSAILPLVSYLGPASAALLTGSIVIEQVFSLPGIGRQFVFAALQRDYTVVMGVVILYATLIIVLNLVADLLYAALNPKVKYD; encoded by the coding sequence ATGCCCTCATACATCGTCCGCCGCATCCTGGTCGCCATCCCGACGATCCTCGTGATCATCACGGTGGCGTTTTTCATGATGCGCGTCGCTCCGGGCGGGCCTTTCGACCTCGAAAGGCCCATGCCGGAGGAAATCCGGCAAAACATCCTGGCCGCCTACGGCCTGGATCAGCCGATCTGGAAGCAATACCTCGATTATCTCGCCTCGCTTCTGCAAGGCGATCTCGGCCCGTCGCTGAAATTCCGCGACAAGGACGTCGCCGACATCATCGGCGAGGGCTTCCCGGTCTCCGCTACGATCGGCCTTCTGTCGATGTCGCTGGCGGTGGTGATCGGCACGATCTTCGGCTCGATCGCCGCGCTGCGTCAGAACACGGCGGCCGATTTCGGCGTGGTGGGCTTCGCTACTGTCGGCATCGTGATCCCGCCCTTCGTGGTCGGCCCGATCCTGGCGCTGACCATCGGCATCTATCTGGGCTGGCTGCCGTCGGGCGGCCTCGATCCGCGCCACGGCATGACCGTGGACCGATTGATACTGCCGGTGATCACGCTGGCTCTGCCGCAGATCGCGATCATCAGCCGGCTCATGCGCGCCTCGATGATCGAGGTGATCCGTTCGAATTATATCCGCACCGCGCGCGCCAAGGGGCTCTCCGCGCCGGCGGTCATCTTCAAGCACGCGCTTCGTAGCGCGATCCTGCCGCTGGTCAGCTATCTCGGCCCGGCCTCGGCTGCGCTGCTGACCGGCTCGATCGTCATCGAGCAGGTGTTCTCCCTGCCCGGCATCGGCCGGCAGTTCGTGTTCGCCGCGCTGCAGCGCGACTACACCGTGGTGATGGGGGTGGTGATCCTTTACGCCACGCTGATCATCGTTCTCAATCTGGTGGCCGACCTGCTCTATGCGGCGCTGAACCCGAAAGTGAAGTACGACTGA